In the genome of Paenibacillus pabuli, the window GGAGGCGTTTTATTGTTCAGTTACGTATGGGGATTCGTGCAGCCGATGCAATATGAAGCGGAGAAAAGAGAGAATGCACATTGGAAAAATGGAAAAGCAATTACAGCTGCTTCAGAAATCGAAAAGCGAGAAGACGTTTCCGTGAACTCCATACAAGAGAATCATTCATTGAACTCAATCATAGAGGGTCAGACAGCAAATAAGATCTCATCAAAGGCAATTTCTACTCAAGCTCATCGTGTACCTTTTAGATTGGACCCCGTCATTGTGGGCACGATGCTGCTGGTTATCAACTGTGTGTATGTTCTGTTTGTGCTTGTACAATTTTCTTATCTTTTTGGAGCGGGTGAGGGGCATCTTCCGTCAGACTTGTCCTATGCGGAGTATGCAAGAAGTGGATTTGTGGAGCTGATACTGGTAACAGGCATTAATTTTTTCATCCTGATCGTCGCTCTTCAGTTCACGCGTTCAAGCGGCAAAATAGGTTCTGTTGTGCATCAGGTGCTGCTCTTTGTCCTGGTGGGTTGTTCCGCAATCATGTTGTACTCGGCGTTTATACGCCTCAACCTATATGAACAGGCTTACGGATATACCTACATTCGATTTCTAGTACATGCATTTATGATTTTTCTGGCCCTGCTGCTGCTTATTGCCGCTCTTCGAATCCGTTATACATCCATACCGTTGATCCGCTGGTATATTGTACTGTCCCTTACAGCCTATGTGACAGTCAACTATGTAGGTATGGATAAACGGATTGCGGAGCTCAATATTGCACGATATCATCAGACAGGCATTATTGATACATCCTACTTGGCGAGTTTATCTGCAGATGCCGTTCCGCTATTGCGGGAATTTGCCCAGAGAGAGTACCCGAATTTGAAAGGGGAAATGTTGGATCGTCAAGCCAACTTCGACTGGGGTGAAGCAGAGAGTTCATGGACTTCTTTTAATACAGCAAGACATAGAGCTAAGCTAGAATTGTCCAAATGGAGAATGGAATGAATTCTTCTACCTGATTTCCAGCAATGAATTTATGCAAAATCAATATGTAAGTGTTATAATATAAAAACTAACCTATAAAGGGGGTGAATCCCTTGTTTGAACTTCACGAATTAATACCTTATATATTTTCAATCGGACTCATTTTCACCGTCAGTTATGCTTATATTGCCCATCTGCATTGCGGCATTACAGAGTACTGGATGGAAGGTGGGGCCGGAGGTGGTCTGGAGCCTGGATTACCAGCTTTGTCCTTGGACGGACAATACAGACCGGAAGCTTTAAGTCGAATGATCAGACGGAGAGAATCGCCGGATGAAGATGAACCAGATTGCCAATCCTCGTTGAATCCATTTTCTACAAATCAACGAGGAGGATATATATGGAACATAAGACAAGCAAGGGGTTCACTTTTACATCTGGCAAAGGACGGATCTATGGGCTGATTGCAATTTTATTTGCAGTAATGCTGCTGGCTGGATGCAGTAACAACGTTTCAGAGATTAATTCATCAACACCGGGGTTCTTTAATCATTATGTTGTATTTCCGCTGTCGTATCTCATTCAGCACATCGCAACGATATTTAATGGAAGTTATGGGGTCGCCATTATTGTAATAACCCTCATTATCCGTCTTGCGTTGTTGCCATTGATGATGCGACAAGCCAAATCTCAGCAAGGTACCCGAGTAATTATGAATGCCATGAAGCCGGAGATGGATGCGCTCAAGAAAAAGTATGAGGGCAAAAACGATCCAGCTGATAAGCAGAAGCTTTCACAGGAAACGATGGAGCTCTACAAAAAGCACAAGTTCAATCCGCTGAATATCGGATGTTTGCCACTGCTGATTCAGCTGCCCATTCTGTCAGGTATCTACACAGCTATTCGGCTTACGCCGGAGCTTTCATCCCACTCATTTCTTTGGTTCAAATTAGGAGCGCCTGACTATGTGCTTGCAGTTGTGGTAGCAATAATTTATCTGATCCAAGCCAAGGTTTCACAAGCCAATATGGCGCCGGAACAGCGAAAACAATTTGCAATCATGGGATATATCTCTCCTTTGATGATGGCCTTTTTCTCTCTTTCGGCACCTGCTGCGATGCCGCTGTATTGGACGATTGGCGGTTCGTTCCTGGTCTTGCAGACGTTATTGTTCCGCAAATTGTATCCGGTTGAACATCCGCAAGAGCCCGCTGCTGTGCAGGTGAAGAACAAAAATACTAAACCAGCGAAGAATCCTGCCAAACCTGCCAAGTCTTAATTGTTCATTCGTGAGAATAGTATTGTAGGTTCACATGAAATGAACTTATGTGTTGATATAGCTGATATTTCTTCATTTTCATACGCGCAAAGATGCCTTGTCCCATGGGACAAGGCATCTTTTTGTATGTCCAGGTTATAACATTCCAATTGCTGGTTCATCAGACAACTGGAAACGAGATACAAAATACCAGATCAACTCGCGGCGGGAGGATACATCTGTTTTGGCAAAAATGGATTTTAAATGATCCTGTACTGTGTAAGCGGAGATATGCATCGCTTCAGCGATATCCTTGGAAGAATAACTGCGCAGCACGTAACCTAACAGTTCCCGTTCCCGAATGGATAATCCATGACTCTCGGCGAGTAAATGCAGCAAGTCTTGTGGCATAGCCTGTTCTAGTCTAATTGCAATCTGATCCGGGCCTGAGAGCTGTTGCATTCGGCTGGCATGGAGCACAAGGTAACGACCATCCAGGAGTTGAATGCAGACTTTGGAGGGCGAATTGTGGAAATGCTCCTGCGCAAGCGGAAAATCGATATGTGTACGAATCTGACGCTGTAAATGTGAGCTGACTGCACGTACTGGGCGTGGCAACACATCTGGTCCCACATGCTCCAGTAAACGTAATTGCGATAGCCAATATTGAGCCGAAGCGTTCACGGATAAGAGTTCGAAAGCGTCAGATGTGATCATAATACCTGGGTCGGAGGGACTTCCGCTCTTGATCTCGTCCATAAGAGTCAGACTTGTGGATCGTAACATCAAGGCAATAGAAGGGGCCCATGCCTGGATGCTTAGTCGCTCCTCTTCCGTGAATACGGGCTGCCCCGTCTTGCGATACAGGGTTAGATATCCCCAACAGGCGCCACCACTCACAAGTACGGCCCGAAGTTCATCTCCGAAACCTGCTGGTTGAAGAATATGTTCATAGCGAGTACTTTGTATAAGATTTTGGCTAATCGATGCATGAAGAATTGCTGTATACTCACCGCTGCGAATCAGATCAGCATACTTATGTATGTCTTCTTCCATGTATTCATTAACGAACAGCCGATCATGAATGGCCTCAATGCCGTCTTCCGTCACGGCACCCGTTGAGAGAAGGGTCTGTGGATCAACCGTTGTGAAGCAATATGCGTCATAGGGAACGATGTTCTGGATTTGTTTCAGCACAGCTTCCCGGTAGGTGCGCGAGGTCCAGGTTCCTTTTTCGAGAGAAGTAATGAGTTGCTGGTTCCGTTCCATACGTGATGTCATAAAGCTTTCTCCTCTCCTCATGCAGATATCCCATTCTTCTGGGATTGTACGCTCTGCGTATCCTTCTATAATGAAATTAGACGAACGAAGAGTCAAGTCCAACTTGAATCCATGAGGAGTGTAGTATCAATGGACCACAATCAACCATTTATGAGCTTGGACACGGCGGATGAAAACCGTTACGAACAATCGATAGCCCTGAAAATTCCGGGTTATTCTCATATGCATGATTTGATGGAACGGCTGCTTGCCGCTTCTATCGCAGATAACAATGAAGCTGAAATACTGATTGTCGGAGCCGGGGGAGGTAAAGAAATGACCATGCTTGGAAAGCGACATGCGGGATGGATGTTTACCGGGATAGATCCTTCCCAGGCGATGCTCCAGTTATCAGAACGAAGAATCCAAGAAGCAGGTATAGGCGCCAGAGTGAAACTTAAATCCATGACGCTTGAAGCATTACCGGAAGAGGGTGTATACGACGGGGCGACAAGCATGCTAATGCTG includes:
- a CDS encoding class I SAM-dependent methyltransferase, whose protein sequence is MDHNQPFMSLDTADENRYEQSIALKIPGYSHMHDLMERLLAASIADNNEAEILIVGAGGGKEMTMLGKRHAGWMFTGIDPSQAMLQLSERRIQEAGIGARVKLKSMTLEALPEEGVYDGATSMLMLHFIQGMESKRRFLFNLAARLKPGAPLIIAAVNANLHSPVHPIMMQAWQDHMLSQGIQPEEWERFAASLGRESDPISSEQLIELMEECGFTHITRYFGSFWVEGYYAIRV
- the yidC gene encoding membrane protein insertase YidC; this encodes MEHKTSKGFTFTSGKGRIYGLIAILFAVMLLAGCSNNVSEINSSTPGFFNHYVVFPLSYLIQHIATIFNGSYGVAIIVITLIIRLALLPLMMRQAKSQQGTRVIMNAMKPEMDALKKKYEGKNDPADKQKLSQETMELYKKHKFNPLNIGCLPLLIQLPILSGIYTAIRLTPELSSHSFLWFKLGAPDYVLAVVVAIIYLIQAKVSQANMAPEQRKQFAIMGYISPLMMAFFSLSAPAAMPLYWTIGGSFLVLQTLLFRKLYPVEHPQEPAAVQVKNKNTKPAKNPAKPAKS
- a CDS encoding DUF4153 domain-containing protein → MIDKIMASPNRALITLLSALMLAIIHQYLFYGKEPGVSYPIFVILFYGFMFLFARDRMRPLTMINAFMAGVVLMLALTFLFYDNKPLRILNFLVVTGLIILHMTYLVGRKQRQWWDIGLIGTAMDHLLPQSIHHWGTVASIVLKTGGRGLGKTQKTVAFKVFIGLIASVPILIVVVTLLSSADGIFNQYLSGFPEWFNQLTLTPGLPRVIWILIGGVLLFSYVWGFVQPMQYEAEKRENAHWKNGKAITAASEIEKREDVSVNSIQENHSLNSIIEGQTANKISSKAISTQAHRVPFRLDPVIVGTMLLVINCVYVLFVLVQFSYLFGAGEGHLPSDLSYAEYARSGFVELILVTGINFFILIVALQFTRSSGKIGSVVHQVLLFVLVGCSAIMLYSAFIRLNLYEQAYGYTYIRFLVHAFMIFLALLLLIAALRIRYTSIPLIRWYIVLSLTAYVTVNYVGMDKRIAELNIARYHQTGIIDTSYLASLSADAVPLLREFAQREYPNLKGEMLDRQANFDWGEAESSWTSFNTARHRAKLELSKWRME
- a CDS encoding helix-turn-helix transcriptional regulator, with protein sequence MTSRMERNQQLITSLEKGTWTSRTYREAVLKQIQNIVPYDAYCFTTVDPQTLLSTGAVTEDGIEAIHDRLFVNEYMEEDIHKYADLIRSGEYTAILHASISQNLIQSTRYEHILQPAGFGDELRAVLVSGGACWGYLTLYRKTGQPVFTEEERLSIQAWAPSIALMLRSTSLTLMDEIKSGSPSDPGIMITSDAFELLSVNASAQYWLSQLRLLEHVGPDVLPRPVRAVSSHLQRQIRTHIDFPLAQEHFHNSPSKVCIQLLDGRYLVLHASRMQQLSGPDQIAIRLEQAMPQDLLHLLAESHGLSIRERELLGYVLRSYSSKDIAEAMHISAYTVQDHLKSIFAKTDVSSRRELIWYFVSRFQLSDEPAIGML